One Entelurus aequoreus isolate RoL-2023_Sb linkage group LG09, RoL_Eaeq_v1.1, whole genome shotgun sequence genomic window carries:
- the cutc gene encoding copper homeostasis protein cutC homolog, giving the protein MAEGFLMEVCVDSVESAVNAERGGAGRLELCCSLMEGGLTPSVGLVQVVKRYVKIPVYVMIRPRGGDFLYSDQEVEVMRKDIEEMKNHGADGFVLGALTEDGRVDAELCMEFLAAARPMPVTFHRAFDMVHDAAVALETLVSLGFQRVLTSGCDNSALEGLPLIKRLVDQAKGRITIMPGGGITERNLQRILEGSGAQEFHCSARSSRDSAMKFRNSSVTMGASLSAPEYSLKVADVSKVRTFNAIARNTL; this is encoded by the exons ATGGCGGAGGGTTTTCTCATGGAGGTGTGCGTGGACTCCGTGGAGTCTGCTGTCAATGCGGAGCGAGGAG GTGCAGGTCGACTTGAGCTGTGTTGTAGTCTCATGGAAGGAGGGCTCACTCCCAGTGTTG GCCTAGTGCAGGTTGTAAAAAGGTATGTGAAAATCCCAGTCTATGTGATGATCCGGCCTCGTGGGGGCGACTTCCTTTACTCGGACCAGGAAGTGGAGGTGATGAGGAAAGACATTGAGGAGATGAAGAACCATGGAGCGGATGGATTTGTGCTGGGAGCCCTGACAGAGGATGGGAGGGTGGATGCAGAGCTGTGCATGGAGTTTCTAG CTGCTGCTCGGCCCATGCCTGTGACCTTTCATCGAG CTTTTGACATGGTCCATGATGCAGCGGTTGCCCTGGAAACGCTGGTGTCGTTAGGTTTCCAGCGTGTGTTGACAAGTGGCTGTGACAACTCTGCACTGGAAGGACTCCCGCTCATTAAACGTCTTGTAGATCAA GCTAAAGGTAGAATTACCATCATGCCAG GTGGTGGGATCACAGAGAGAAACCTGCAAAGAATTTTAGAAGGATCGGGAGCTCAAGAGTTTCACTGCTCTGCCCGCTCCAGCAGAGATTCTGCCATGAAGTTCAG gAACAGCAGCGTGACAATGGGAGCTTCTCTGTCAGCACCTGAGTACAGCCTGAAGGTGGCAGATGTGAGCAAAGTGCGCACATTTAACGCCATAGCCAGAAATACCCTGTGA
- the LOC133657157 gene encoding cytochrome c oxidase assembly protein COX15 homolog yields the protein MLLTLIRTTILNGCRRAGVANQHSNSAQVRHWLTRRGHSTITAEAGASSSPAAAVCVPNAATNRIVGRWLLGCSGLVVGAVVLGGVTRLTESGLSMVDWHLVREMKPPQSQAEWEAEFSKYQQFPEFKIMNHGMTLPEFKFIFYMEWGHRMWGRLVGLAYILPTVYFWRKGYFTRSMKGKVMGLCGFVFFQGLLGWYMVKSGLEEKPESHDIPRVSQYRLSAHLGSALLLYCASLWTGLTLMLPAHKLAETKRLVQLRRFAKGTGGLVFLTALSGAFVAGLDAGLVYNSFPKMGERWIPDDLLAFSPTLKNFFENPTTVQFDHRILAVTSLTAITGLYLFSRRMVLPRRAKIAISLLAAMAYGQVALGISTLLLYVPTSLAATHQSGSVALLSLAIWVLAELRKMPK from the exons ATGTTACTAACTTTGATAAGGACGACGATATTGAACGGTTGTAGACGAGCCGGAGTGGCAAATCAACACAGTAAC AGTGCACAAGTACGTCACTGGCTGACGAGAAGGGGCCACAGCACCATCACAGCCGAGGCAGGAGCTTCATCCTCCCCAGCAGCAGCAGTTTGTGTCCCCAATGCAGCCACAAACAGGATAGTAGGTCGCTGGTTACTTGGTTGTAGTGGCCTGGTGGTGGGTGCTGTTGTCCTCGGTGGCGTCACGAG ACTAACAGAATCCGGCCTGTCCATGGTGGACTGGCACCTGGTGAGAGAGATGAAACCCCCTCAGTCGCAGGCAGAGTGGGAGGCTGAGTTCTCAAAGTACCAACAGTTTCCTGAGTTTAAGAT AATGAATCACGGCATGACTCTGCCCGAGTTCAAGTTCATCTTCTACATGGAGTGGGGTCATCGTATGTGGGGCAGGCTGGTGGGACTGGCCTACATTCTCCCCACTGTGTACTTCTGGAGGAAAGGCTACTTCACTCGCTCCATGAAGGGCAAAGTGATGGGCCTTTGTGGATTCGTCTTCTTCCAG GGTTTGTTGGGTTGGTACATGGTCAAAAGCGGTCTGGAGGAGAAGCCAGAGTCCCACGACATCCCGAGGGTCAGCCAGTATCGACTGAGTGCTCACCTTGGTTCTGCTTTGCTCCTTTACTGTGCCAGTCTGTGGACCGGACTCACGCTCATGCTGCCTGCACACAAG TTGGCAGAAACCAAACGTCTCGTGCAGCTTCGGAGGTTTGCCAAAGGCACGGGTGGGCTTGTCTTCCTCACAGCTCTTTCAG GTGCTTTTGTGGCTGGATTGGACGCGGGCCTGGTGTACAACTCGTTCCCTAAAATGGGAGAACGCTGGATCCCTGACGACCTGCTGGCCTTTTCTCCCACCCTGAAGAACTTCTTTGAAAACCCTACAACTGTTCAGTTTGACCACAGGATCTTG GCAGTCACCTCTTTGACCGCCATCACTGGGCTCTATTTGTTCTCCAGAAGGATGGTGCTGCCCAGGAGAGCTAAGATAGCCATCAGCCTCCTGGCAGCAATGGCTTACGGACAG GTTGCACTGGGAATCAGCACCTTGTTACTGTACGTGCCCACTTCGCTCGCAGCCACCCACCAGTCTGGATCTGTGGCACTTCTATCGCTGGCCATCTGGGTTCTGGCCGAGCTCAGAAAGATGCCCAAATAA